Proteins from one Malaya genurostris strain Urasoe2022 chromosome 2, Malgen_1.1, whole genome shotgun sequence genomic window:
- the LOC131430445 gene encoding CTP synthase, producing MCSRATLNRLLQRCDSLSSFTRRIQLPTTTTTTAGAMKYILVTGGVISGVGKGVIASSFGTLLHSCGIGVTSIKIDPYINIDAGTFSPYEHGEVYVLDDGGEVDLDLGNYERFLDITLHRDNNITTGKIYKMVIEKERIGDYLGKTVQVVPHITDAIQEWVERVAKNPVKDNITPQVCVVELGGTIGDIEGMPFVEAFRQFQFRVKRENFCVAHVSLVPSPRATGEPKTKPTQASVRELRGLGLSPDLIVCRSEKPIGNEVKDKISNFCHVAPEQVVCIHDLSSIYHVPLLMEEAGVIDFLNERLQLDLPSPRPIRFMQSWRDLAEGVDNVYKKVNIALVGKYTKLEDSYASVSKSLLHASLAVGYKLNLKFIEACHLERLTKQESPHLYYEAWQGLTNSHGVIVPGGFGARGIEGKIRACQWSRENKKPFLGICLGLQVAVIEFARNVLNLENANSTEVDADTKHPLVIDMPEHHPGMMGGTMRLGKRTTIFKKDNSTVKQLYGNVRQIEERHRHRYEVNPQYVTQLEEHGLHFVGHDSEGNRMEIMELENHPYYVAAQFHPEYLSRPLKPSPLFLGLILASVDKLDSYLKLGSSNMTNSSHVTSESSSDDDLLLKVSKSLRNGNSSPPKMTNGIAKPLVNGNGVAKTDT from the exons ATGTGTAGCCGTGCCACACTGAACAGGTTGCTGCAACGGTGCGATTCGCTCAGTTCGTTCACTagacggatccaacttccgacgacgacgacaacgacagCAGGAGCAATGAAGTACATTTTGGTTACCGGCGGTGTAATCAGTGGCGTCGGCAAGGGTGTGATCGCTAGTTCGTTCGGTACCTTGCTGCATTCCTGCGGGATCGGCGTTACGTCGATTAAGATTGATCCGTACATTAACATCGACGCTGGCACGTTCTCCCCGTACGAACATG GGGAAGTTTACGTTCTCGACGATGGTGGCGAGGTGGATCTCGATTTGGGCAACTACGAGCGCTTTTTGGATATTACATTACATCGCGATAACAATATTACCACGGGGAAAATCTACAAAATGGTTATTGAAAAAGAACGGATTGGCGATTATCTTGGAAAAACAGTGCAAG TTGTTCCTCATATCACGGACGCCATCCAGGAATGGGTTGAACGGGTAGCGAAAAATCCCGTCAAGGATAACATTACACCGCAGGTTTGCGTAGTGGAGCTCGGTGGTACGATCGGCGATATCGAAGGGATGCCGTTCGTCGAAGCCTTTCGACAGTTTCAGTTTCGTGtgaaaagagaaaatttttgcgtCGCTCATGTTTCGTTGGTTCCTTCGCCAAGGGCTACCGGAGAACCGAAAACTAAACCAACCCAGGCCAGTGTACGCGAGCTTCGCGGGTTGGGTCTCAGTCCGGATTTGATTGTATGCCGATCGGAGAAACCCATTGGGAACGAGGTGAAGGACAAGATCAGCAATTTTTGCCATGTGGCTCCCGAGCAGGTAGTTTGCATTCACGATCTGTCCTCGATCTATCATGTGCCGCTTCTGATGGAAGAGGCCGGAGTAATTGATTTTCTGAACGAGCGGCTACAGTTGGATTTACCGTCGCCAAGGCCTATCCGGTTTATGCAGAGTTGGCGAGATCTGGCGGAAGGAGTGGATAATGTTTACAAGAAGGTCAATATTGCTCTGGTGGGCAAATACACCAAACTTGAGGACTCATACGCGTCGGTGTCGAAGTCGCTTCTGCACGCGTCGCTTGCCGTCGGCTATAAactgaatttgaaatttatcGAAGCTTGCCATCTGGAACGTTTGACCAAACAGGAATCACCTCATCTCTATTACGAAGCTTGGCAAGGTCTCACCAACAGCCA CGGTGTTATCGTGCCAGGCGGATTCGGTGCGCGGGGTATTGAAGGCAAGATTAGAGCCTGTCAGTGGAGTAGAGAAAATAAGAAACCTTTTCTCGGTATTTGTCTCGGACTGCAGGTGGCCGTTATCGAATTCGCAAGAAATGTGCTAAATTTAGAG AATGCCAACTCCACCGAGGTTGACGCCGATACCAAGCACCCATTGGTAATCGACATGCCAGAACACCACCCTGGCATGATGGGTGGCACAATGCGTTTGGGGAAGCGGACGACTATCTTCAAGAAAGATAACAGTACAGTTA AACAACTGTACGGTAACGTGAGACAGATCGAGGAACGGCATCGGCATCGGTACGAGGTAAATCCGCAGTACGTCACGCAGTTGGAGGAGCACGGGCTTCACTTCGTCGGACACGATTCGGAGGGCAACCGAATGGAAATcatggagttggaaaatcatCCCTACTACGTGGCAGCACAGTTCCATCCGGAATATCTTTCCAGGCCACTGAAACCGTCTCCGCTGTTTTTGGGTCTAATTTTAGCTTCCGTTGACAAGCTGGATTCCTACCTGAAGCTTGGTAGTAGCAACATGACAAATTCGTCCCATGTGACGAGTGAAAGCTCCAGCGATGACGACTTGCTGTTGAAGGTTAGCAAGTCGCTTCGGAATGGTAACAGCAGTCCTCCGAAAATGACCAACGGCATCGCTAAACCGTTGGTGAATGGGAATGGCGTGGCCAAAACGGACACCTAA
- the LOC131430444 gene encoding glyceraldehyde-3-phosphate dehydrogenase 2: protein MSKIGINGFGRIGRLVLRAAVAKGAQVVAINDPFIGVDYMVYLFKYDSTHGRFKGEVSAQDGALVVNGQKIQVYQERDPKAIPWGKAGAEYIVESTGVFTTIDKASAHLEGGAKKVIISAPSADAPMFVVGVNLEAYDPSFKVVSNASCTTNCLAPLAKVINDNFGILEGLMTTVHATTATQKTVDGPSGKLWRDGRGAAQNIIPAATGAAKAVGKVIPALNGKLTGMAFRVPTPNVSVVDLTCRLSKPASYDQIKQKVKEAAAGPLKGILDYTEEEVVSTDFVGDTHSSIFDAKAGIQLSDTFVKLISWYDNEFGYSNRVVDLIKYMQSKD, encoded by the coding sequence ATGTCGAAAATCGGAATCAACGGATTTGGCCGTATCGGTCGTCTGGTGCTGCGTGCAGCCGTTGCCAAAGGTGCCCAGGTGGTGGCCATCAACGATCCCTTCATCGGTGTCGACTACATGGTTTACCTGTTCAAGTACGACTCGACCCACGGTCGTTTCAAGGGCGAAGTTTCCGCCCAGGACGGCGCTCTGGTTGTCAACGGACAGAAGATCCAGGTGTACCAGGAACGCGACCCGAAGGCCATCCCATGGGGTAAGGCTGGTGCCGAGTACATCGTTGAGTCGACTGGTGTGTTTACCACTATTGACAAGGCCTCCGCTCACTTGGAAGGTGGTGCCAAGAAGGTAATCATCTCGGCTCCCTCGGCTGATGCGCCGATGTTCGTTGTCGGTGTCAATCTGGAAGCTTACGATCCATCCTTCAAAGTTGTCTCGAATGCTTCCTGTACCACCAACTGTTTGGCCCCACTGGCTAAGGTCATCAACGATAACTTTGGCATCCTGGAGGGTTTGATGACCACTGTCCATGCTACCACTGCTACCCAGAAGACTGTGGATGGCCCATCTGGCAAACTGTGGCGTGACGGTCGTGGTGCCGCTCAGAACATTATTCCAGCAGCTACTGGTGCTGCCAAGGCCGTCGGAAAGGTCATTCCAGCTCTGAACGGAAAGCTGACCGGTATGGCTTTCCGTGTTCCAACCCCGAACGTGTCGGTTGTTGATCTGACGTGCCGTCTGTCCAAGCCAGCAAGCTACGACCAGATCAAACAGAAGGTCAAGGAAGCTGCGGCAGGACCATTGAAGGGAATCTTAGACTACACCGAAGAAGAAGTCGTTTCCACCGACTTTGTCGGAGACACCCACTCTTCGATCTTTGATGCTAAGGCCGGAATCCAGTTGAGCGACACTTTCGTCAAGCTTATCTCGTGGTACGACAACGAATTCGGCTACTCCAACCGCGTCGTCGACCTGATCAAGTACATGCAGAGCAAGGACTAA